A portion of the Cyanobacteria bacterium GSL.Bin1 genome contains these proteins:
- a CDS encoding D-alanyl-D-alanine carboxypeptidase family protein encodes MSVGNNQPSPDEIPEALRDVTPIVKTKRNRFWLWLGTGVGLAIVGAMIGVYLWNENSNLRVASTPQVLENLTSQPEKKNETAQTEQEALSSKAVLQESRPDLLGHLPYEAASPETLTPVTADGRIQLKTPAAEDFLQMQADARREGVLLVPLSGFRSLAQQEDLFFGVKAQRRQRTTERAEVSAPPGYSEHHTGYAIDIGDGKAPATHVEKSFAETEAFAWLEANAARYNFELSFPEENAQGISYEPWHWRYVGNQESLEIFYKNQ; translated from the coding sequence TTGTCTGTTGGGAATAATCAACCCTCTCCTGATGAAATTCCAGAAGCCTTGAGAGATGTCACTCCCATTGTCAAAACCAAACGGAATCGTTTCTGGCTTTGGCTGGGAACTGGTGTAGGCTTAGCCATAGTCGGTGCAATGATTGGAGTCTATCTCTGGAATGAAAATTCAAACCTGAGAGTGGCCTCTACCCCACAAGTGCTAGAAAACCTGACATCACAACCAGAAAAAAAGAACGAGACAGCGCAAACCGAACAAGAAGCGTTATCCTCAAAAGCCGTCCTCCAAGAAAGCCGTCCTGATTTATTGGGGCATTTGCCTTATGAAGCGGCATCTCCGGAAACTTTAACGCCCGTTACCGCTGATGGTCGCATTCAGTTGAAAACCCCTGCTGCGGAAGACTTTTTGCAGATGCAAGCGGATGCTCGGCGGGAAGGAGTGTTGTTAGTCCCTTTATCAGGGTTTCGTTCTCTTGCCCAGCAAGAAGACCTCTTTTTTGGGGTGAAAGCGCAACGGCGGCAAAGAACAACGGAACGAGCGGAAGTGAGTGCCCCCCCAGGATATAGCGAACATCATACGGGTTATGCCATTGATATTGGTGATGGGAAAGCCCCCGCCACTCATGTGGAAAAAAGTTTTGCTGAAACGGAAGCCTTTGCTTGGTTAGAAGCGAATGCAGCCCGCTACAACTTTGAATTGTCTTTTCCAGAAGAGAATGCGCAGGGAATTAGTTATGAACCTTGGCATTGGCGCTATGTTGGTAATCAAGAAAGCTTAGAAATTTTTTATAAAAACCAATAA